Proteins from one Mercurialis annua linkage group LG7, ddMerAnnu1.2, whole genome shotgun sequence genomic window:
- the LOC126655992 gene encoding zinc finger CCCH domain-containing protein 3-like — MPDSSNNNNYSSSSNNHRQVKSNAVSNQSPDNIEEGFWRLKIHGNDDQGDLAPSSPYPDRPGEPDCVYYLRTGLCGYGTNCRFNHPPYAAQGNQFKEELPERVGQPDCGYYLKTGTCKYGSTCKYHHPSDRNGAGPVSFNIVGLPMRQDEKSCPYYMRTGSCKFGVACKFHHPQPAPLGAGLPVTGPSATGPMTSSNTPSSGPPYVGGLPTWSLPRAPYVSGPRLQAPQTYMPVVVSPSQGVVPAQGWNTYVGNLSPMSSAGVVGSGLAYNSRNQRESGSSGQVHMLSTESSNLPERPDQPECRYFMNTGFCKYGSDCKYHHPKERIAQLATNSVGPLGLPSRPGQPVCSNYSMYGICKFGPTCRFDHPFPAYPYGYGLSLQPLSIFDLSLLNYPRISPPTLSTESGVSLVSKFPDWVQNPENATRKHQNSDTNIKISEDQSEQADSPPPHSSQASSEPSHD; from the exons AAGGATTTTGGCGGTTGAAAATCCATGGCAACGATGATCAGGGTGATCTAGCTCCGTCTAGTCCATACCCAGATCGTCCTGGTGAGCCGGATTGTGTATACTATCTGAGAACTGGATTATGTGGTTATGGAACCAATTGTCGTTTTAATCATCCTCCTTATGCTGCACAG GGTAATCAATTTAAAGAAGAACTTCCAGAAAGAGTTGGCCAACCTGATTGTGGA TATTATTTAAAGACAGGGACCTGCAAATATGGATCAACTTGTAAATATCATCATCCAAGTGATAGAAATGGTGCAGGACCGGTCTCATTTAACATTGTAGGTCTTCCTATGCGGCAG GATGAAAAATCATGTCCATATTATATGCGGACTGGATCATGTAAATTTGGAGTTGCATGCAAGTTCCACCATCCTCAGCCTGCACCACTTGGAGCTGGCTTACCTGTAACTGGACCATCTGCCACTGGACCTATGACTTCATCAAATACGCCTTCATCAGGTCCTCCTTATGTTGGTGGGTTGCCAACTTGGTCACTACCAAGAGCACCATATGTGTCTGGCCCTCGTTTGCAGGCTCCGCAGACTTACATGCCTGTTGTTGTTTCTCCTTCTCAAGGTGTTGTTCCAGCACAAGGCTGGAACACCTATGTG GGAAACTTGAGCCCCATGTCTTCAGCTGGTGTTGTGGGATCTGGTCTTGCATACAACTCAAGGAATCAACGCGAGTCCGGATCTAGTGGACAAGTACATATGTTATCAACAGAAAGTTCTAATCTCCCCGAGAGACCTGATCAGCCAGAATGCCGTTATTTTATGAACACTGGGTTTTGCAAATATGGATCTGACTGCAAGTACCATCACCCAAAAGAAAGAATTGCACAACTAGCAACAAATTCTGTTGGCCCACTTGGTCTTCCCTCCAGACCT GGGCAGCCTGTATGTTCAAACTACAGCATGTATGGAATTTGTAAATTCGGCCCCACTTGCAGATTCGATCATCCTTTCCCAGCATATCCATATGGTTACGGTTTGAGCTTGCAGCCTTTGTCTATATTTGACTTATCACTCTTAAATTATCCGAGAATATCTCCGCCGACTCTTTCAACCGAAAGTGGCGTCTCCCTAGTATCTAAATTTCCTGATTGGGTGCAAAATCCTGAAAATGCAACCCGTAAACATCAGAATTCAGACACTAATATTAAGATATCCGAAGATCAATCTGAGCAGGCTGATTCTCCACCACCGCACTCCTCACAAGCTTCTTCAGAACCATcgcatgattga
- the LOC126657554 gene encoding uncharacterized protein LOC126657554, with translation MKIFTSDNIEMDEIKITNCKKLMSAFYDNPKRKNIHVEVSSSKAKIEEASRRIAEASISVAKSSRSIAEASNFIAERKEEAIVETEVKERVEDLTWMMEGNEKLNPVAENKKKASLTKLLICCNSEGT, from the exons AAGCGACAATATTGAAatg gATGAAATCAAAATAACTAATTGTAAAAAGTTGATGAGCGCCTTTTATGATAACCCGAAGAGGAAGAACATTCATGTTGAAGTATCAAGCTCCAAGGCGAAAATTGAAGAAGCATCAAGACGGATTGCAGAGGCATCAATATCGGTTGCAAAGTCATCAAGATCGATTGCAGAGGCATCAAACTTTATTGCAGAAAGGAAGGAAGAAGCAATTGTGGAAACAGAAGTGAAGGAGCGGGTGGAGGACCTGACATGGATGATGGAAGGAAATGAGAAGCTGAATCCAGTTGCAGAAAACAAGAAAAAGGCTTCACTGACAAAACTCTTGATTTGCTGCAACAGTGAGGGAACCTAA